The following coding sequences are from one Methanomicrobiales archaeon HGW-Methanomicrobiales-1 window:
- a CDS encoding antibiotic biosynthesis monooxygenase, protein MLLVAARCRVYINHCEDFALQVERIIPLVRAEPGCHRYELHANVFEEGLFIFCEEWESQKHLDVHLATTHMQDHFAKCAGWMAAPTELTVYEVSGSKSVVLE, encoded by the coding sequence ATGTTACTTGTCGCAGCCAGGTGTCGGGTTTATATCAATCATTGCGAGGATTTTGCTCTTCAGGTTGAACGGATTATCCCCCTTGTCCGTGCGGAGCCGGGATGCCATCGGTACGAACTCCATGCGAACGTCTTTGAAGAAGGGTTGTTCATTTTCTGTGAAGAGTGGGAAAGCCAGAAACATCTGGATGTGCATCTCGCCACCACGCACATGCAGGACCATTTTGCGAAATGTGCTGGGTGGATGGCTGCGCCGACCGAGTTGACCGTGTATGAGGTATCGGGGAGCAAGAGCGTGGTGCTGGAATAA
- a CDS encoding aquaporin, producing MASLANRSIAEGVGTLLLVYFGAGAAAITLMLAHGTKPATSFNIGIGQLGGLGDWFAIGITFGIVITAVIYALGRVSGAHINPAVTIALWATKRFPTGDAVAYIIAQCIGAAIGSLLFFLTVGMDAVTIGGLGATAPFPGIGYGQAILVEVIATFVLMLVIMGVAVDNRAPTGFAGLIIGLTVAGMITMAGNISGASLNTARTFGPYVMDFLLGGPNLWVFFPIYIIGPIIGAVLAAVFYDRITAE from the coding sequence ATGGCTTCGCTCGCCAACCGCAGCATTGCAGAAGGTGTCGGGACGCTGCTCCTCGTGTACTTTGGTGCCGGTGCCGCGGCGATCACCCTGATGCTTGCGCACGGCACAAAACCGGCAACATCGTTCAACATCGGGATCGGCCAGCTTGGCGGGCTTGGTGACTGGTTTGCCATCGGGATCACGTTCGGTATCGTTATCACTGCCGTTATTTACGCGCTTGGCAGGGTATCCGGGGCACACATCAACCCGGCAGTGACCATTGCGCTCTGGGCAACGAAGCGGTTCCCGACCGGTGACGCGGTTGCCTACATCATCGCCCAGTGCATTGGTGCAGCGATCGGCAGCCTGCTCTTCTTCCTCACCGTGGGAATGGATGCGGTCACGATCGGGGGTCTCGGGGCAACGGCACCGTTTCCGGGTATCGGGTATGGGCAGGCGATCCTTGTAGAAGTAATCGCAACCTTCGTGCTGATGCTCGTGATCATGGGAGTTGCGGTGGACAACCGTGCCCCCACGGGATTTGCCGGGCTCATCATCGGCCTGACCGTGGCCGGGATGATCACGATGGCCGGTAACATTTCCGGTGCATCCCTCAACACGGCCCGTACTTTCGGACCGTATGTGATGGACTTCCTGCTCGGCGGCCCGAACCTCTGGGTATTCTTCCCCATCTACATCATCGGGCCGATCATCGGCGCTGTGCTCGCAGCGGTTTTCTATGACCGGATTACAGCGGAATGA
- a CDS encoding transcription elongation factor Spt5, protein MTPQAPPAAPLVPAAPEVFVNRIFAIKTTSKQERTVADNILKAIDTKATDVLVTAIIVPNELQGYVLIETPEKMNRIEQLVELIAHARTVIKGETSLAEVGHFLIPKPVVAGIDEGTIVELIAGPFKGEKAVVKRVDSAKEEITVELYESVVPIPITVRGDNVRVVEKFSDR, encoded by the coding sequence ATGACTCCCCAGGCTCCCCCCGCAGCGCCATTGGTTCCCGCCGCCCCGGAAGTCTTTGTCAACCGGATCTTTGCGATAAAGACCACCTCCAAGCAGGAGCGGACGGTAGCGGATAATATCTTAAAAGCGATTGACACCAAGGCAACCGATGTCCTGGTGACTGCGATCATTGTACCCAATGAACTGCAGGGCTACGTACTCATCGAAACGCCGGAGAAGATGAACCGTATCGAACAGCTCGTGGAGCTGATTGCCCACGCGCGTACGGTCATCAAAGGCGAGACAAGCCTTGCAGAAGTAGGACATTTCCTGATCCCCAAACCGGTTGTTGCCGGTATTGATGAAGGCACGATTGTCGAGCTGATTGCCGGACCGTTCAAAGGCGAAAAGGCAGTTGTCAAGCGGGTTGATTCCGCGAAAGAAGAGATCACGGTCGAGCTCTACGAGAGCGTGGTCCCAATCCCAATTACGGTTCGCGGTGACAATGTCCGTGTGGTCGAGAAATTCTCGGACCGATAA
- a CDS encoding SET domain-containing protein-lysine N-methyltransferase, protein MSSYIFEVPLKSVFMITHSWLNPRLEKGCSDTQGCGIFARADIRKDERLAIFGGKIMLIDDMYQLPVNMQSYTMQIEERFVLGPAGTIPEDTDFFNHSCDPNSGFKGQVFLVAMRDIRAGEEITFDYCMTVSESGGSDMIFAMNCACGSPKCRKTITEQDWMLPVLQDRYKGYFSPYIQDKIEAANQKRYGELVQENVIVPEEAEAELVLR, encoded by the coding sequence TTGAGCTCTTACATTTTTGAAGTACCTTTAAAGAGCGTGTTCATGATCACTCACAGCTGGCTGAATCCTCGTCTTGAGAAAGGATGTTCTGATACCCAGGGCTGCGGGATATTTGCACGGGCGGATATCCGAAAAGATGAGCGGCTGGCCATATTCGGCGGGAAAATAATGCTGATCGATGATATGTATCAGCTTCCGGTGAATATGCAGAGTTATACCATGCAGATCGAAGAGCGGTTTGTCCTGGGCCCTGCCGGCACTATACCGGAAGATACGGATTTTTTCAACCACAGCTGCGATCCCAACAGCGGTTTTAAGGGCCAGGTGTTTCTGGTTGCCATGCGGGATATCAGGGCCGGTGAGGAGATCACCTTTGATTACTGCATGACCGTTTCAGAATCAGGGGGAAGCGATATGATCTTTGCCATGAATTGTGCGTGCGGTTCTCCCAAGTGCCGCAAAACGATTACCGAACAGGACTGGATGCTTCCCGTATTGCAGGACCGGTACAAAGGCTATTTCTCCCCGTATATCCAGGACAAGATAGAGGCAGCCAATCAAAAAAGGTATGGCGAACTGGTACAGGAGAATGTTATTGTCCCGGAAGAGGCAGAAGCCGAACTGGTTTTACGGTGA
- a CDS encoding protein translocase SEC61 complex subunit gamma codes for MEISKPDFKTDVLHEELFRKYLRVLKLARTPTREEFGKIATVAAAGVLLIGLIGFIIYVLFEHQKLLGF; via the coding sequence ATGGAAATTTCAAAACCTGATTTCAAAACAGACGTGCTACATGAGGAATTATTCCGTAAGTACCTCAGGGTCTTAAAACTCGCGCGCACTCCAACACGGGAAGAATTTGGAAAGATTGCAACGGTCGCTGCCGCTGGTGTGCTCCTCATCGGGCTGATCGGGTTTATCATCTACGTATTATTCGAACACCAGAAACTGCTCGGATTCTGA
- a CDS encoding DUF2193 domain-containing protein, protein MQEIIKKMITEAMAAQHADVNQIKKKRGEKFVIDDTKVYVDAVKGMKAIGGQSKAVFALHTDSVNAHYTILKGLTNTIRPEDDPFVEHYQTPVILEMLYDADPKFRKSVDAFIKAIGKAEAMIGKESARRYAGFYGPTCVVDFALIPGSSSNIVNQILKTTDIPVAHKQAILAAKSWGMNTSYGFGDVFAHAVEGGATLADAVKQEISMIQSIYDTPVDAQAKLMDSVGQSSFDCRKYMKDYRVKMQGAVKASLDEGVHYGNIVTIPAYCVGDIAHHISQSTYNMCKDDVIMAVIESVTEVMDKTLHAAAPKMKTMNEVLSVATGASASAAEYILELDGFNAIMVVDMLTKRYHNYVQLYPKRSAAIELHNCDFMDMIYRGWKMVDKARRMQANGPDLVKPKVAGFEINLSPILKNDVIANPQRYAYPACAMTVRFSAMMRLSDYPCLLTSEPVTATLMTNIIALSKDVPAAPARICKDCASAALMDFRHCSCQWKDAV, encoded by the coding sequence ATGCAGGAAATCATTAAGAAAATGATCACCGAAGCGATGGCAGCCCAGCACGCCGACGTGAACCAGATCAAAAAGAAACGCGGTGAGAAATTCGTCATTGACGACACCAAAGTGTATGTAGACGCGGTCAAGGGCATGAAAGCCATCGGGGGCCAGAGCAAGGCAGTCTTTGCCCTGCACACCGATTCGGTCAATGCCCACTATACGATCTTAAAAGGCCTGACCAACACCATACGTCCTGAAGACGATCCCTTTGTCGAGCACTACCAGACGCCGGTCATCTTAGAGATGCTCTACGATGCGGACCCGAAGTTCCGCAAGAGTGTAGACGCATTCATCAAAGCCATCGGCAAGGCTGAAGCCATGATCGGCAAAGAGTCAGCCCGCCGGTACGCGGGGTTCTACGGCCCGACCTGTGTCGTGGACTTTGCCCTGATCCCGGGCAGCAGCAGCAATATCGTTAACCAGATCCTCAAAACAACGGATATCCCGGTTGCCCATAAACAGGCGATTCTCGCTGCAAAGTCATGGGGAATGAACACCTCATATGGTTTCGGGGACGTCTTTGCTCACGCAGTAGAAGGCGGGGCTACTCTCGCTGACGCGGTGAAGCAGGAAATCTCCATGATCCAGTCCATCTACGACACACCGGTGGATGCACAGGCAAAACTCATGGACAGCGTTGGCCAGTCCTCGTTCGACTGCCGGAAGTACATGAAGGACTACCGCGTAAAGATGCAGGGGGCCGTCAAGGCATCGCTGGATGAGGGGGTCCACTACGGCAACATCGTGACTATACCGGCGTACTGTGTCGGGGATATCGCGCACCACATCTCCCAGTCCACGTACAACATGTGCAAGGATGATGTGATCATGGCCGTTATCGAGTCCGTGACCGAAGTGATGGACAAGACCCTGCACGCAGCAGCACCGAAGATGAAGACCATGAATGAGGTGCTGTCGGTTGCAACCGGTGCATCCGCAAGCGCAGCGGAATATATCCTCGAACTCGACGGGTTCAACGCGATCATGGTCGTGGACATGTTAACCAAACGCTACCACAACTATGTCCAGCTCTACCCGAAGCGGAGTGCGGCCATCGAACTCCACAACTGCGATTTCATGGACATGATCTACCGGGGCTGGAAGATGGTGGACAAGGCAAGGAGAATGCAGGCCAACGGACCCGATCTGGTAAAACCAAAAGTTGCCGGGTTCGAAATCAACCTTTCCCCAATCCTGAAAAACGACGTCATCGCCAACCCGCAGCGGTATGCCTACCCTGCCTGTGCGATGACCGTGCGGTTCTCCGCCATGATGCGGCTCTCCGATTACCCGTGTCTCTTAACAAGCGAGCCGGTCACGGCAACGCTGATGACCAACATCATCGCACTGAGCAAGGATGTACCGGCAGCTCCTGCACGAATCTGCAAGGATTGTGCCTCGGCCGCCCTGATGGATTTCCGGCACTGCTCCTGCCAGTGGAAGGATGCGGTCTGA